A part of Aquaspirillum sp. LM1 genomic DNA contains:
- the ruvB gene encoding Holliday junction branch migration DNA helicase RuvB, protein MIEPDKLSASPAAPRLVAAQTQSSQEDALERALRPRLLDEYVGQRKARGQLEIFIEAAKKRGEALDHVLLFGPPGLGKTTLAHIIAREMGVNLRQTSGPVLERAGDLAALLTNLEPHDVLFIDEIHRLSPVVEEILYPALEDYQLDIMIGEGPAARSVKLDLPPFTLVGATTRAGMLTNPLRDRFGITARLEFYTPEELARIVTRSAGLLQVEMAADGADEIARRARGTPRIANRLLRRVRDFAEVRSDGRVSRDIADAALSMLDVDHAGLDVMDRKLLSAIIEKFAGGPVGLDNVAAAIGEASDTIEDVLEPYLIQQGLLQRTPRGRMATVLAYQHFGLTAPDRLLG, encoded by the coding sequence ATGATCGAACCCGACAAACTGTCTGCCAGCCCGGCCGCGCCCCGGCTGGTGGCGGCGCAAACCCAGTCCAGCCAGGAAGACGCGCTGGAGCGTGCGCTACGCCCGCGCCTGCTGGATGAATACGTTGGCCAGCGCAAGGCGCGCGGCCAGCTGGAAATTTTTATCGAAGCCGCCAAAAAGCGCGGCGAAGCGCTCGACCATGTGTTGCTGTTTGGCCCGCCCGGCCTGGGCAAAACCACGCTGGCGCATATCATCGCCCGGGAAATGGGGGTAAACCTGCGCCAGACCTCCGGGCCGGTGCTGGAGCGCGCCGGCGACCTGGCCGCGCTGCTGACCAATCTCGAGCCGCACGATGTGCTGTTCATCGACGAAATCCACCGCTTGAGCCCGGTGGTGGAAGAAATTCTTTACCCGGCGCTGGAAGACTACCAGCTGGACATCATGATTGGCGAAGGCCCGGCGGCGCGCTCGGTGAAGCTGGACTTGCCGCCATTCACCCTGGTGGGCGCCACCACCCGCGCCGGCATGCTGACCAACCCGCTGCGCGACCGCTTTGGCATCACCGCCCGGCTGGAGTTTTACACGCCGGAAGAACTGGCCCGGATTGTCACCCGTTCTGCCGGCCTGTTGCAGGTGGAAATGGCCGCAGATGGCGCGGACGAAATTGCCCGCCGCGCCCGTGGCACGCCACGGATTGCCAACCGTTTGCTGCGCCGGGTGCGCGACTTTGCCGAGGTGCGCAGCGATGGCCGGGTGAGCCGCGACATTGCCGACGCCGCGCTGTCGATGCTGGATGTCGACCACGCTGGCCTGGATGTGATGGACCGCAAACTGCTGTCGGCGATTATCGAAAAATTTGCTGGCGGCCCGGTCGGGCTGGATAACGTGGCGGCGGCGATTGGCGAAGCATCTGACACCATTGAGGATGTGCTGGAGCCGTATCTGATCCAGCAAGGCCTGCTGCAGCGCACCCCGCGCGGGCGCATGGCCACCGTGCTGGCGTATCAGCATTTTGGCCTGACCGCGCCGGATCGTTTGCTGGGGTGA
- a CDS encoding enoyl-CoA hydratase/isomerase family protein: MAYFTLDLQDTVYLLTMIDGENGNMLDDAVLDELAQHLDTIEADPAANRALVLASNHEKAWSNGINLDYIRSKGMPYLFEHFVPRLDGFLARIAWLNLPTVACISGNAYGGGALMASVCDFRTMRADRGRICFPEIDLKLGLSPVMVECVNTLPNEQARWEMVMTGRALGGDEAAARQIVDRALPVDALLPETLALAAQLASKDRVAYTRLKRLLRPRWAKFAPQARG; encoded by the coding sequence ATGGCGTATTTCACCCTGGACCTGCAGGACACTGTCTACCTGCTGACAATGATTGACGGCGAAAACGGCAATATGCTCGACGACGCCGTGCTCGACGAACTGGCGCAGCACCTGGACACCATCGAAGCCGACCCGGCGGCCAACCGCGCGCTGGTGCTGGCGTCCAATCACGAAAAAGCCTGGAGCAATGGCATCAATCTGGACTACATCCGCAGCAAGGGCATGCCGTATCTGTTTGAGCATTTTGTGCCGCGTCTGGATGGCTTTCTGGCGCGGATCGCCTGGCTGAACCTACCCACCGTGGCGTGCATCAGCGGCAATGCCTACGGCGGCGGTGCGCTGATGGCCAGCGTATGCGATTTTCGCACCATGCGCGCCGATCGGGGCCGCATCTGCTTTCCGGAAATCGACCTGAAACTGGGGCTGTCGCCGGTGATGGTGGAATGCGTGAATACCTTGCCCAATGAGCAGGCGCGCTGGGAAATGGTGATGACTGGCCGCGCGCTGGGCGGCGACGAAGCCGCTGCGCGCCAGATTGTTGACCGGGCCTTGCCGGTAGACGCGCTGCTGCCGGAAACCCTGGCGCTGGCGGCGCAACTGGCCAGCAAGGACCGGGTGGCCTACACCCGGCTGAAACGCCTGCTGCGCCCGCGCTGGGCCAAGTTTGCCCCGCAGGCCAGGGGGTAA
- a CDS encoding UvrD-helicase domain-containing protein — translation MFSDHLAGLNPEQLRAVTLAQGSALVLAGAGSGKTRVLTTRIAWLIAGQRAMAANILAVTFTNKAAREMHTRLSVMLPINPRGMWIGTFHGLSNRFLRTHWRDAGLPQTFAILDMQDQLAAIKRLMKSLQVSDEKFPPRQVQAFINSHKDQGLRAEALKPHDAFNAKLTELYAAYDAQCRREGVVDFAELLLRSYELLSNNEALREHYRARFSHILVDEFQDTNKLQYAWLTPFAGPHASVFAVGDDDQSIYAFRGAEVGNMRRLMADFQVAEPIKLEQNYRSCGNILDAANALIQHNDGRLGKNLWTDAGAGEPVRLYRGWTDGNEAEFIVDEVRALRRDGHALANMAVLYRSNAQSRVLEHALFQAGLPYRVYGGLRFFERQEIKHALAYLRLVASPEDDNALLRVINVPARGIGARTVENLQTASRERGVSLWQAACGQGGGRSAASLGKFVLLIEQLRQDALRLSFAQLVSHLIDFSGLRAMYQSDKDGGEERLENLDELISAAVSFAPEDPAQIIAEFLAHASLEAGEHQAGAGEDAFQLMTVHAAKGLEFDCVFVSGLEEGLFPHENALNDRHGIEEERRLMYVAITRARQRLYLTQAQQRMLHGQTRYPLPSRFMDEIPPALTKNLSESMTAGLSSRHAPATTRAPAARSSGPARQELPGGWRIGQSVAHPKFGVGVILNAEALGEELRLYVNFAEHGAKWLDMRFAKLTPA, via the coding sequence ATGTTTTCCGATCATCTGGCCGGCTTGAATCCGGAACAGCTGCGCGCGGTCACTCTGGCGCAGGGGTCTGCGCTGGTGCTGGCCGGGGCTGGCAGCGGCAAAACCCGGGTGCTGACCACGCGGATTGCCTGGCTGATTGCCGGGCAGCGCGCCATGGCGGCCAATATCCTGGCGGTGACCTTCACCAACAAGGCGGCCCGGGAAATGCACACCCGTTTGTCGGTCATGCTGCCGATCAATCCGCGCGGCATGTGGATTGGCACCTTTCACGGCTTGTCCAACCGCTTTTTGCGCACCCACTGGCGCGATGCCGGCCTGCCGCAAACCTTTGCCATCCTCGACATGCAGGACCAACTGGCGGCAATCAAGCGGCTGATGAAGTCCCTGCAGGTGTCGGACGAGAAATTTCCGCCGCGCCAGGTGCAGGCGTTCATCAACAGCCATAAAGACCAGGGCCTGCGCGCCGAGGCGCTGAAGCCCCACGATGCCTTCAACGCCAAGCTGACTGAACTTTACGCCGCCTACGACGCCCAATGCCGGCGCGAAGGCGTGGTGGATTTTGCCGAGCTGCTGTTGCGCAGCTACGAGCTGCTCAGCAACAACGAAGCCCTGCGTGAGCATTATCGGGCACGGTTTTCGCATATTCTGGTGGACGAGTTCCAGGACACCAACAAGCTGCAATATGCCTGGCTTACCCCGTTTGCCGGCCCGCACGCCAGTGTGTTTGCCGTGGGGGACGACGACCAGTCGATTTATGCCTTCCGGGGCGCCGAAGTGGGCAATATGCGCCGGCTGATGGCCGATTTTCAGGTGGCCGAGCCGATCAAGCTGGAGCAGAACTACCGCTCCTGCGGCAATATTCTGGACGCCGCCAATGCGCTGATCCAGCATAACGATGGCCGGCTGGGCAAAAACCTGTGGACGGACGCGGGTGCCGGCGAGCCGGTTCGCCTGTATCGCGGCTGGACCGACGGCAACGAAGCCGAATTTATTGTGGACGAAGTGCGCGCGTTGCGCCGCGACGGCCATGCACTGGCCAATATGGCGGTGTTGTATCGTTCCAACGCCCAGTCGCGGGTGCTGGAGCATGCGCTGTTTCAGGCTGGCTTGCCGTATCGGGTGTATGGCGGCCTGCGTTTTTTCGAGCGCCAGGAAATCAAGCATGCGCTGGCGTATTTGCGGCTGGTGGCCAGCCCGGAAGACGACAATGCCTTGTTGCGGGTGATCAATGTGCCGGCGCGTGGTATTGGCGCACGCACGGTGGAAAACCTGCAAACCGCCTCGCGTGAGCGCGGCGTCAGCCTGTGGCAGGCCGCGTGCGGCCAGGGCGGTGGGCGCAGCGCCGCCAGCCTGGGCAAGTTTGTGCTATTGATTGAACAGCTGCGTCAGGATGCGCTGCGTTTGTCATTTGCCCAACTGGTCAGCCACCTGATAGATTTCAGCGGGCTGCGTGCGATGTATCAGAGCGACAAGGACGGCGGCGAAGAGCGGCTGGAGAACCTGGACGAACTGATTTCCGCCGCAGTGAGCTTTGCCCCGGAAGATCCGGCGCAGATTATTGCCGAGTTTCTGGCGCATGCGTCGCTGGAAGCCGGCGAGCATCAGGCCGGTGCCGGCGAGGATGCGTTTCAGCTGATGACCGTTCACGCCGCCAAGGGGCTGGAGTTTGACTGTGTGTTTGTGTCTGGTCTGGAAGAGGGGCTGTTTCCACATGAAAATGCCCTGAACGACCGCCACGGCATCGAAGAAGAACGCCGGTTGATGTATGTGGCAATTACCCGCGCCCGTCAGCGCTTGTATTTGACGCAAGCGCAACAACGTATGCTGCACGGTCAGACCCGTTATCCGCTGCCGTCACGTTTCATGGATGAAATTCCGCCAGCGCTGACGAAAAATCTCTCCGAAAGCATGACGGCTGGCTTATCATCGCGCCACGCGCCCGCGACGACGCGCGCGCCGGCCGCGCGCAGCAGCGGCCCGGCCCGGCAGGAACTGCCCGGCGGCTGGCGCATTGGCCAGTCGGTTGCTCACCCGAAATTTGGCGTCGGTGTTATCCTGAACGCCGAAGCCCTGGGCGAAGAACTGCGGCTGTATGTAAATTTTGCCGAGCATGGCGCCAAATGGCTGGAC